The DNA segment TTCCTCGCCCCGAGCGACCTGCAGATTGCCGGCCGCAGGGCTCAGGAATTCAGCATTGAGGTGACTTCCGGCACCGAGATTGACCTGCTGATGCGCTCAAATGCATTCGATGCCTATCTGATCGCCGAAGCCCCAAGCGGCCGACGCTACGAGGATGACGACAGCGGCGGCGGGCTGGATGCCCATCTGATTATGTCGGCAGAGGAATCAGGCATCTGGCGGGTATATGCGGCAGCATGGGGTCTGCAGTCCGGCGGAAACTACACCCTGCGCTACCGGGAAAATCCTCCCATGAGCATAGTCGCCGAGTTTACCGGGTCACTGCTCCCCAGCGGGAGAGTGTATGAACATCGCACCTTCCAGGAGCACCCTGTCCAGACCGAAGCGGGCAGACGCTACCGCGTGGAACTGGTTTCGGACGATTTCGACACCTACCTGGTAGTGCTGGATTCCAGCGGACAGCTGGTAGCCCTGAACGATGACTTTGGCGGCAGCACCAATTCACGGGTTGAGTTTGAAGGGGACGGCAGTGAATACCTCATCCTGGCAGGTGCGTTCTACGGTGTGCCAGCAGGAATCTACCGGATCGAGGTGCGGCACTGATGGTATATCAGCGCTTGGAAAAACCTACCGTGTAGGACTGCGGCACCATGATTTCATTCAATGAATCAAGGGCATAATCGTCGGACATCCCGGCAATAAAATCAAACACCACATTGGCCCGCGGGTCGGGCTCGGTGTGGTAATAGTCGGCCATGGTTGCCGCGTACCGGGAGAAGCCGCGTGCCAGGTTGTTGGCTTCTGCTGTATACCCCTCAGAATCGAAACCATGACTGGCAAACAGGTCACTCAGGTATTCATACAGAGTGGTCAGCACACGCTCAAAACCCGGGTGCAGATCCTCCAGCACCTTGCTGCGATAGATATGCCGATAGTTGAATTCCTTCATTTCGAGAAAGGCTTCGTACACCGGGTCTGACAGTGCAATCTTGCCGGTAGCATTGCTGGTGTGAATGACATCGGTGACCAGGGTATCAATGATCTCACTATTGCTGCTGCCAAGTACCCTGGCTGGGGAGGCCGGAACCTGGGTATGGTCGACGACCCCCAGTCGCAGGGCATCCTCCAGATCCCGCCCGAGGTAGGCGATCTTGTCGCTCATGCGGACTACCGTTCCCTCCCAGGTACAGGGATACTCGCTGCGGTCTACGATCGCGTTGAGATCCTTTATGGAAAAATCCGGTTCCATCGCCTGCTCGAATTTTTCGCCACAGTGATTCACAATCCCGTCGCGCACCGCATGCGTCAGATTCAGGCCCTTGCCATGATTGGTCAGATGGTCCACCACATGCAGCGAATACATCTCGTGCCGAAAACCCTCGACCCCGCGCAGTTTTGCCAGAATCGTTTCACCGAGATGGCCAAACGGGGTGTGTCCCAGGTCATGCCCCATCCCGATCGCCCAGGCAAGATCGGAATCGAGGTTGAGCGCCCGGCAAATCGTGGCAGCAATGGTGGAGACATGCATCACATGCTCGATACGGGTACAGATGTGATCATTTTTCGGGGCAAAGAATACCTGGGTTTTATGCTTCATTCGTCGAAATGGCGAGGAATGCAGCACCGCGGTGGTATCGCGAAAATACGGCCCCCGCAGGTCCCGGTCTTCGTCAGGGCGCGGTTCACGGCGCTGTCTGAGCTGTGCTGGGGATAGCGGATTCTCGAAAAACAGGTTTTCCATGGCCACAGCATGGCGAGAAAACCGCGGCAATGCAAGTGTTTATGAGTAGTAACAAAACGACACCCTGAACCCTACGCAACTATATACTGCCACGGCAATTGCTGCTTCAATTGTCCCGGTGTATACAAATGTCGTTTCCAGACCCGCAGATCCTCCTCCGGGATGTCCGGATAATGGCTCAGAAATGCCCGCCGGACACACAGGGTTTTCAGCCGGCGCTTCACCAGCTTGGCTGGCAGCCCGGCCCGCTGCCAGCGTTTTGCGCTTGCTTCCCCCCGCACCCGATACGGCTTGAGAAAATTATGGTACATACGGTACACCTGCACCGACTCCATCGCGTTCTGCACATTGCGCCGGAAGGTCACTGTCTCGCGCACATAGGCCGCCATGTCCTTACGCAGCTCGCGGTCAAAATTGTCCATCGCAAACATCGGTCCACCTGGCCCGCGATGATGATTTGAGCTGATGTGCCGCCAGCCAAGGCTCTGGTCACTCAACAGTCGATGGGCTTCTTCGCACCGGCTGATCGCATCGGGATACTCCTTCTTGTTGTCGGTGATCAGCTGTACGGGGTCTTCCGGCTCCCATTGCAGCACCAGCCAGGCCATGCTGTGTAAGATCCGGGTAAACGAGGTGATGATCCCGTCCGGAGCCGGGCGGTAGACCGCCTCCACCTCGGCCTGGCGGATCTTCTGGCGCGGGCTCATCCGGCCGGTGCGGCGGATGGTAACGTGATCCATAGCAAAGAGATACTCGCTGTCCTTGCCAATCAGGATATGCAGGTTGCAAGGATAATACTGACTCACCTCGAGCGACACAAATCCATCGGCAATCAGATCCTCCGGGGTGGTGAGATACGGGCGGCACTCGGCATGCAGAGCGATGCAGTTGCGCGCCAGACGACCGACTCGGTTGCGCCTGATTGCCGGGGAGATCCCGCGGTTGCGGTGGGTGGCGGCCAGACTGACCCGGCTGGAGATGTCGCGGATCAGGTCGCGGTAGGACACGGTACGGTGCACGCGGTAGTCAATCGAGAAAGTGCGCTCGGTGAAAAACCGCTTGCAGGCGATGCACTGGTAGCGCTGGTGGCTGCCGGCGCAGGCAGTATGCCGTAGACCCTTGCGCCAGAACCAGGTGCCAACCCGTGCTTTTTCAGCCCGGGTTCGGGTATGATGATGGTGGTGGCGGCAGTCCGGATTGGGACAGAACGGGGGTGTGTGCATTGGCACCTCCTGTAATGGGTTGGTACCTTCTAATACACAGAAAATTTACCTGGGGAATCATTTTCACGACAGAAAGAGAAAAAATGCGGGTGTCGTTTTGTTATGACTCAAAGAAGATCACTTGCACTATCGAATACCATGGCCGATTGCTGCATTAACCGTCTGCGGCTCTGATGTCCGGCAGCGATCAGGATACAATCTATACCCAATGCCTGCGCTACCTCACTGTCATGGGTAGTGTCGCCGATTAACACCGTACGCTGGGGATCGCATCCCAGCTCCTGCAAGCTGCGACGGCCACGTTCCAGCTTGCTGCGCGCATGGCGATCGGCAATACCGTGAATTGAGCAGAAGTACCCGGCGATACCCAGCCCTGCTACCGCCGGAATCAGGTCGTGTTCGCGGGTAGCCGATAGCACCGACTGTCGGCAGCCATGCAGTCTTAGCTGCTCCAGCAGCTCGGCGGTTCCCGGCAGCAAACGATAGCTGGACCGGGCAGCCTGGAATCGGGAAAAGAACTCCTCGGCCAGTTGATCGAACTCGGCCGGATCAAATCCGATGGACTGGTAATACTCGATAATCGGGAAATCAAACACCTCACGGTACTCAGCCAGCTGCAGCTGTGACAGTCCGCGTTCCTCCAGCAGGGAGTTGGTTATACCCATGGCAATCGCGACATCATCAAGCAGGGTTCCGTTCCAGTCCCAGATAACATGTGAATAGTTGGCAAGCTTCATTGGAGCCCATTGTAAATAGAGAAGCCCCGCCCGGCAAGCGGCCGGGTGGGGCCTGGCACCGGTGAGAAGGTTACCGGTGCGGTCGTATTCTCCCCTGATCAACGGGGAATTATATATCGCATTGACCGGACATGCAGGCCAGTTCCTGGGCTGCGGTGGTCAGGTCACGCTCCTCGTAGCGATACACCTTCGAGAAATCAATATCCGGGAATCCCTTGGCAAGTCGTTCATACTCTTCCCTGGTGATCTCGACATACGGCATCTGGTCATACTGGGCATCGACTGCCGGCAGAAATGCCATACCGCCGATTTTGTCCTGGTTTTCCCAGATCCATTTGATAATATCTATCACCTCGTCCGAACGATAGGTGATGGTTACCGAGGGATTGTGTTCGGTATAATGCACCTTGTTCTGCAGCCAGTACTCGCACTGCTCGAGCGCCGTGCGGCTGTTGCGGGTGATTGCCGCATCCGGGCTCTTGACCGGGAAGTGCGCTACCCAGGTGGTGGCATTGGCCACAGTCTGGCCGTTTTCCGGATCCATTGGCACACCTTCATCCTGCAGTACCCGGAAGATCGGGGTATGCGCCCCTACTCGTACATTGCGGATATAATAGGGTGCCCAGCGCGCGTGCAGCCCGGAGGCGCTGTTCATGAGCTGACTGGAGTTCCCCGAGGGCTTGACCGCCGTAACCGATGCCGACTGGTTGATGCCCAGCTTCTCGGCATATATGCGATTGGTCTCGACCGCTACATATCGCAGGCGGCTTTGTACATCCGGATCCTGACAGGCCGGACTGTCCATCTGTCCGTTCAGGTCTACCCCCAGCAGGCGTTCCTCTTCACAGTTTTGCTGCCATTGCGGCCGCAGGCCGGGGAAATTGGTCGCCATCGACTGGATCGAACCGAGGATCGTCGCCATCTCGACCTTGTTCTTCAAGCTCTCGAAGGTATCGTCGGCGCGCGCAATTGCACTGGTAAGGTTGCAGAACTGGAAAGGGCGCAGGATGATTTCGCCACACGGATTGGTGCCGAACTCGGCCTCTGCGCGTCGCGCCGGGCGATTGTCCACTGCGGCACGGCGGTTAAAGATGCCCGGCTCGCCGCGACCGGACTGAACCATATCCAGTACAAAGGTTGCGATCTCCTGCTGACTCAACTCCCGATTTGGCCACACCGCCGAGTTGTTGGCATTCCAGCGCTGCCCGTTGGTATGCCAGAAATCGCCGTCTTTGCAGTGGCGCATCTCGGCATCATCGTAGTCAAACAGACTGATCATTGCAGTACGGCGCACCCCGCCGGACACAGCTGCCCCGCCGACAGCACACATAATGTCATGCGCATCCAATGAGGTCAGAAACCCACCTTGTCGCGCGATTACACGCTGCTTGGCAAAGTTGATCATCTGCCGCAGCGGCTCGGGACCCGAGGCACGCCCACCCTTGATCTTGAGGGGCGCGCCAGCCGGTCGAACCTCGGAATAGTCGAAATCTATATCCTCACCAGCAAACCAGGTCTTGAGTGCGGTACGCAGCGCCTCGGCCCAGCCTTCACTGGTGTCCTGCACCACATAGGTGCCGCGATGGGTGCCATTCTGGCGCTGGATGCGCGGCATGCATTCAATGTACTTCCGCTCGACACTGTAGCCTACCCCGCAGCCGTTCATGCTGATGATCAGGGCCTCGACAAACGAGTCGATGCTGTCAACAGGCAGATAGGAACAGTTATAGATAGCGATATTACTGCGCTCAGCAGGTGCCCCAGCCATTGCCAGCAATCGCATGGATGGCATCACCTTCATCTCCAGAATTCCCCGGCGCAGACGCTCGTACACCGCGTCCTCCAGCCGATTCTTAGAGATCTCACGCAAGTAGCCGACAGCCCGGTCAACCGTTTCTACCCAGGTCTCGCGGCGTCCAAGATCATAGTTGAATCGCGAGTATTTGTCGTAAAACTGGAATTTCTGAATCTGGGTCGGGAAGTATTTGTCCGACTCGGCAAACGCATTCTTGACCTCGTCCGGGACCGGACGATCCTTGCGCATCTTTTCGTGCTCGGCACGGTACAGTATATACGCCTTGGCTGCTTCATACTCGCCGGCTGCCTGCAGTACCATCTCGACAATATCCTGGATCTGCTCTACAGTCGGGACATCGTACTTGGCGGCGACAACGTTTACCACCTGATTGGTGAGTTCCTCTATAGAAACATGATCCGCCGGCTTGGCACTTTGAAAACAGCGTTCCAGGGCATTGGCAATCCGCCCGGCCTCAAACGGCTGCTTGTGTCCATCACGCTTGAGCACAGCTTCCGGAATCGGGCGTGTGCCGCCGTCAGCCGCAGTATTAGGCGCGCCCGCAGCACCGGCCGCGTTTGCTTTACCGGCCGCGTTTGCTGTACCGGCCGCACTAGCAGCAGCCGCAGCACTGGCCGCGCTCGCGCCACTGTTCGCGCTCCCAGTGTCACCCGCAGTATCGACTGCCTTTTTGACATCGCCTGGCTCGGCGTCAAGTTGCAACTGACGCACCGCGATGCGGGCGCCGTTGGATTTATCGTGTGTCGTGGTCTCCGCCATCACTCCCCCCATATATAGTGTGATATTTAGCAACCTAACACAATCAACAGCGGTATTCAAGGAGATCACCCCCGTAAAGCCGCTTTTTTGCTGCGATTTTACGGATGATCATCGAGCTGAAATATGCTACCATGAGCGCATGCCAGCACGAGTCAGCATCATAACAGTCGCAGATGCCGCCGGGGTCTCTACAGCCACGGTCAGCCAGGCCCTGCGTGGCATCGGGCGTATGAGTGACGAGACCCGACAGCATGTGCTGGCGGTTGCTGAACAGCTCGGATACCGACCAAACGCACTGGCACAGCGATTCGTCCGTCAGCGGGCGGATGCTATCGGTTTCCTGCTGGATGGTGAACCCGATCAGGCATTCCACAATCCGTTCTGGTTCGAGATCATCAATGGCGCGCATGCGGTCTGTGCCGAGCACGACATGACCCTGGTGCTGCTGCACCCGGCTATGGTTGCGCAGAAAGGCGGGTTCGATGTTCTGTTCCAGGAAAAACGTATTGATGGCCTGCTGTTTCCGGATACGCCGGAGCATGCTGACTGGCGTCGTACCGCCATGAAATCGAGCTGCCCGTTCGTGGCGCTGGGGCAGCCACAGGTTCCATCGCCGCACAACTGGGTCGACATCGATAATCAGGCGGCCGGGCGTTTTATGTACCATCAGATAGCAGCACGCGGCTATCGGCGGCCAGTATTCATTTCCGGACCGGCAGATATCGGAATCGGCACCGATCGCTGGCGCGGTTTTCAGGCAGCTGCCCGGGCATCCCGCCCCGGCACACTGGGAGCGAGGCTGTGTGCCGCCGCCTCCACCACCAACGCAGCCCGGGAGACAACCGTATCCGCACTGCAGGCAGAACCCGACTGCGACGTAATCGTGACCAGCCATAATATCATCGCCCAGGGGGCACTGCAGGCGGCACAACAGCTGGGGCACCGGGTCCCCGAGGATCTCGGGTTGATCACATTCGACAGTTATCCACTGGCAGCACACAGCGATCCCAGGGTTGCAGCGGTTGACATGGATATGTACGGCCTGGGCTCAAATGCGGTACGGGTGCTGCTGGAAATCCTGCACCGGCCGGATGGTCACTGGCCTGTACAGCACATGCTGCATCTCTACCGGATGCAGGATGGCGAAAGCCTGCCGCACCGGTAGACCCGAGGTTATTCGGCGGCTACCAGCAGCCGGTTGTATGACCCGCCGGGCAGCAGATGCAGCCGTACCCGCTTGGGCCGGCCGATTCGTTCGACAGCCTTCAGACTCAGCTCGACCGTTCCGATGCGACACTCATTCCGCTGATCCACGATCCCGTACACCGAGTAGCCCTGCCCTTCCTGATAGGTTGCCGGGTTTTCACCGTATACGATTTCGACAACCGTCTCGGTCATCATCAGGCCAATATCAAGGCCGTCATTCGGGTTGATCACTATTCGCTTTTCGGGAAAAGAGAAATCTGCCAGTACATGCAAAAAATCGGTTTCCAGTATTCCAGGCATCAAGGTCTCCTGAGAGTATTGTTACGGCTCCACGCCTGGAGGTCAAGAAATTCTGCTCCTACACCACCGGGAGTCCGCGTTCTGCCACAACCGTGCGCAGCTGCTGCATAACCTCGTCCGAGGGCGGCTGCACCCCTTTCAGCGGATACTGCTCCCCAAGGGCTTCCCATTTATGGACACCCATCTCATGGTACGGCAGCAGTTCAACGCGCTGCACCGATGGAAACTGTGACACAAAATGTCCGAACCGATCTGCATGGGCCAGATCATCGGTATAGCCAGGTACAATCACGTGTCGCACCCAGACCGGCAGCGAGCGACGATCCAGCTCACGCATGAATTCGAAGACCCGGGTGTTGGGGACCCCGATGTACTCACGGTGAATCTCATCGTCCATGTGCTTGATATCCAGCAGCACCAGATCGGTGTGATCCAGGACCTCGGCCACCGGTCCCTGCACCGCAGCATAGCCCGAGGTGTCAAGCGCAGTATGAATCCCCTCTGCCTGGCAGGCACGGAACAGCTCCGCCACAAAGCCCGCCTGCAGCAGCGGTTCCCCGCCGGTTGCGGTTACCCCGCCGCCCGATCCCTGAAAATAGGGCCGGGCTCGACGGATGTTCTGCATAATATGGGACAGGGTGTAGCTGCGACTGTGCCGGGTGGTCCAGGTGTCCCGGTTGTGACAGAACTTGCAGCGCAGGGGGCAGCCCTGGAAAAAGATAACATATCTGATTCCCGGGCCATCCACGGTTCCCATGCTCTCAAAACTGTGAATCCCTGCGGTACATTCCATCCTGGCCTCCCGGCAGCACGCCGGCGGCTACAGCCGGCTGTGGAGGGTGCGTGAGATTACATCCAGCTGCTGTTCACGGGTAAGTTTGATAAAGTTCACCGCGTAACCGGAAACCCGGATGGTCAGTTGGGGATACTTTTCGGGGTGCTCCATCGCGTCTTCCAGCACCTCGCGCTGCAGCACGTTGATATTTACGTGATGTCCGCCGTTGCTGCAGTAGCCATCCAGCATAGATCGCAGATTGCGAATCCGGTCCTCGCGGGCCTTGCCCAGCGACCCCGGGGTGATGCTGAAGGTGTAGCTGATGCCGTCCTGAGCAGCCTCGTAGGGGAGCTTGGCCACCGAGGCCAGCGACGCAACAGCCCCGTGACTGTCACGGCCGTGCATCGGGTTGGCACCTGGAGCAACCGGCTCTCCGGCACGGCGCCCGTCCGGGGTGTTGCCGGTTTTTTTGCCGTAGACCACATTCGAGGTGATCGTAAGAATCGACATTGTCGGTGTGGAGTTGCGGTAGGTCGGATTCTTGGCAATCTTGCCCATGAACCGTTCGACCAGATCAACCGCAATGGAATCCACGCGGTCGTCGTCATTCCCGAAGGCTGGATATTCGCCATCTATCCGGTAGTCAACCACCTTACCGCTGTCGTCGCGCACGACCGAGACCTTGGCATGCTTGATAGCAGACAGCGAGTCGGCGCAGACCGACAAACCGGCAATACCACAGGCCATGGTCCGGAACACATCACGATCATGCAGCCCCATCTGCAGACTTTCGTAGCAGTACTTGTCGTGCATAAAATGAATAATGTTCAGGGCATTCACATACAACCCGGCCAGCCAGTCCAGAAAAAAGTCGAACTTCTGCATCACCTCGTCATACTCAAGGACATCGCCCAGGATGGGTTCGAAACGAGGCCCGACCTGAATACCCTTCACCTCGTCCACACCGCCGTTGATTGCATACAGCAGTGCCTTGGCCAGGTTACAGCGAGCCCCGAAAAACTGCATCTGTTTTCCAATGCGCATGCCACTGACACAGCAGGCAATACCGTAGTCATCGCCCCAGTACGGTCGCATAAGATCATCGTTTTCATACTGGATGGCGCTGGTATCAATAGATACCTGCGCGCAGTAGTCCTTGAACCCCTGTGGCAGATTCACCGACCATAGCACCGTCAGATTCGGTTCCGGGGCGGGCCCCAGGTTATACAGGGTATGCAATACCCGGAAGGTAGTCTTTGTAACCAGGGTGCGACCGTCCAGTCCCATACCTCCCAATGCCTCGGTAACCCAGGTCGGATCACCAGAGAACAGCTCGTTGTATTCGGGGGTGCGCAGGAATCGCACCATCCTCAGCTTCATCACAAAATGGTCAATAATCTCCTGCGCTGATTCCTCGGTGAGCTGCCCACGCTGCAGGTCCCGCTCAAAATAGACA comes from the Spirochaeta africana DSM 8902 genome and includes:
- a CDS encoding HD domain-containing protein, producing MENLFFENPLSPAQLRQRREPRPDEDRDLRGPYFRDTTAVLHSSPFRRMKHKTQVFFAPKNDHICTRIEHVMHVSTIAATICRALNLDSDLAWAIGMGHDLGHTPFGHLGETILAKLRGVEGFRHEMYSLHVVDHLTNHGKGLNLTHAVRDGIVNHCGEKFEQAMEPDFSIKDLNAIVDRSEYPCTWEGTVVRMSDKIAYLGRDLEDALRLGVVDHTQVPASPARVLGSSNSEIIDTLVTDVIHTSNATGKIALSDPVYEAFLEMKEFNYRHIYRSKVLEDLHPGFERVLTTLYEYLSDLFASHGFDSEGYTAEANNLARGFSRYAATMADYYHTEPDPRANVVFDFIAGMSDDYALDSLNEIMVPQSYTVGFSKR
- a CDS encoding HAD family hydrolase, whose translation is MKLANYSHVIWDWNGTLLDDVAIAMGITNSLLEERGLSQLQLAEYREVFDFPIIEYYQSIGFDPAEFDQLAEEFFSRFQAARSSYRLLPGTAELLEQLRLHGCRQSVLSATREHDLIPAVAGLGIAGYFCSIHGIADRHARSKLERGRRSLQELGCDPQRTVLIGDTTHDSEVAQALGIDCILIAAGHQSRRRLMQQSAMVFDSASDLL
- a CDS encoding ATP cone domain-containing protein; its protein translation is MAETTTHDKSNGARIAVRQLQLDAEPGDVKKAVDTAGDTGSANSGASAASAAAAASAAGTANAAGKANAAGAAGAPNTAADGGTRPIPEAVLKRDGHKQPFEAGRIANALERCFQSAKPADHVSIEELTNQVVNVVAAKYDVPTVEQIQDIVEMVLQAAGEYEAAKAYILYRAEHEKMRKDRPVPDEVKNAFAESDKYFPTQIQKFQFYDKYSRFNYDLGRRETWVETVDRAVGYLREISKNRLEDAVYERLRRGILEMKVMPSMRLLAMAGAPAERSNIAIYNCSYLPVDSIDSFVEALIISMNGCGVGYSVERKYIECMPRIQRQNGTHRGTYVVQDTSEGWAEALRTALKTWFAGEDIDFDYSEVRPAGAPLKIKGGRASGPEPLRQMINFAKQRVIARQGGFLTSLDAHDIMCAVGGAAVSGGVRRTAMISLFDYDDAEMRHCKDGDFWHTNGQRWNANNSAVWPNRELSQQEIATFVLDMVQSGRGEPGIFNRRAAVDNRPARRAEAEFGTNPCGEIILRPFQFCNLTSAIARADDTFESLKNKVEMATILGSIQSMATNFPGLRPQWQQNCEEERLLGVDLNGQMDSPACQDPDVQSRLRYVAVETNRIYAEKLGINQSASVTAVKPSGNSSQLMNSASGLHARWAPYYIRNVRVGAHTPIFRVLQDEGVPMDPENGQTVANATTWVAHFPVKSPDAAITRNSRTALEQCEYWLQNKVHYTEHNPSVTITYRSDEVIDIIKWIWENQDKIGGMAFLPAVDAQYDQMPYVEITREEYERLAKGFPDIDFSKVYRYEERDLTTAAQELACMSGQCDI
- a CDS encoding LacI family DNA-binding transcriptional regulator, with the translated sequence MPARVSIITVADAAGVSTATVSQALRGIGRMSDETRQHVLAVAEQLGYRPNALAQRFVRQRADAIGFLLDGEPDQAFHNPFWFEIINGAHAVCAEHDMTLVLLHPAMVAQKGGFDVLFQEKRIDGLLFPDTPEHADWRRTAMKSSCPFVALGQPQVPSPHNWVDIDNQAAGRFMYHQIAARGYRRPVFISGPADIGIGTDRWRGFQAAARASRPGTLGARLCAAASTTNAARETTVSALQAEPDCDVIVTSHNIIAQGALQAAQQLGHRVPEDLGLITFDSYPLAAHSDPRVAAVDMDMYGLGSNAVRVLLEILHRPDGHWPVQHMLHLYRMQDGESLPHR
- the pflA gene encoding pyruvate formate-lyase-activating protein, with product MECTAGIHSFESMGTVDGPGIRYVIFFQGCPLRCKFCHNRDTWTTRHSRSYTLSHIMQNIRRARPYFQGSGGGVTATGGEPLLQAGFVAELFRACQAEGIHTALDTSGYAAVQGPVAEVLDHTDLVLLDIKHMDDEIHREYIGVPNTRVFEFMRELDRRSLPVWVRHVIVPGYTDDLAHADRFGHFVSQFPSVQRVELLPYHEMGVHKWEALGEQYPLKGVQPPSDEVMQQLRTVVAERGLPVV
- the pflB gene encoding formate C-acetyltransferase yields the protein MSTTVQTESGVQAAWQGFVPGRWNSHIDLRDFIQRNYTPYQGDASFLARPTEATTELWGKVSALMEQEVKSGGTLDVDTLKVGTITSHGPGYINKKTERIVGLQADAPLKRTVMPFGGIRMAEAACEAYGFKLDPSISEVFHQYRKTHNDGVFSAYTPEIRAARRAGIITGLPDAYGRGRIIGDYRRVALYGVDRLIADKQDQLTSLEVATVTEEAIRNREEIAEQIKALQQLITMADAYGFDIRRPAETAVEAVQWTYFGYLAAIKEQNGAAMSLGRVASFLDVYFERDLQRGQLTEESAQEIIDHFVMKLRMVRFLRTPEYNELFSGDPTWVTEALGGMGLDGRTLVTKTTFRVLHTLYNLGPAPEPNLTVLWSVNLPQGFKDYCAQVSIDTSAIQYENDDLMRPYWGDDYGIACCVSGMRIGKQMQFFGARCNLAKALLYAINGGVDEVKGIQVGPRFEPILGDVLEYDEVMQKFDFFLDWLAGLYVNALNIIHFMHDKYCYESLQMGLHDRDVFRTMACGIAGLSVCADSLSAIKHAKVSVVRDDSGKVVDYRIDGEYPAFGNDDDRVDSIAVDLVERFMGKIAKNPTYRNSTPTMSILTITSNVVYGKKTGNTPDGRRAGEPVAPGANPMHGRDSHGAVASLASVAKLPYEAAQDGISYTFSITPGSLGKAREDRIRNLRSMLDGYCSNGGHHVNINVLQREVLEDAMEHPEKYPQLTIRVSGYAVNFIKLTREQQLDVISRTLHSRL